In a genomic window of Polycladomyces abyssicola:
- a CDS encoding lysophospholipid acyltransferase family protein: MLYLFARWVCRCFFTLVYRWKVDGAHHIPSNGPVIVCCNHIGNLDPPLVGSALQRKVHFMAKEELFRVPLLGRLIQALGAFPVKRGASDKRAIKQALTLLEQNRVLVIFPEGTRSKTGKLGDGRPGAAFLALKSNATVVPAAIIGPYRLFRPIRVRFGAPVDLTPWLKAKVSTETTKEATKRIMQEIRHLIEEGSKQ; encoded by the coding sequence ATGTTATATCTATTTGCGCGTTGGGTGTGCCGTTGTTTTTTCACCTTGGTGTACCGTTGGAAAGTTGATGGGGCGCATCACATCCCTTCTAACGGCCCTGTTATCGTCTGTTGCAATCATATCGGAAATCTCGATCCTCCGTTGGTCGGTTCGGCACTTCAGCGCAAGGTGCATTTCATGGCCAAAGAGGAGTTGTTTCGCGTACCGCTGCTCGGGCGGCTGATACAAGCTTTGGGAGCGTTTCCCGTCAAACGGGGAGCATCCGATAAACGTGCAATCAAACAGGCTCTGACACTGTTGGAACAGAATCGGGTTTTGGTCATTTTTCCGGAAGGGACACGTTCAAAAACCGGGAAATTGGGTGATGGCAGACCTGGTGCGGCATTCCTCGCTTTAAAAAGCAATGCGACCGTCGTACCGGCAGCGATCATCGGCCCGTACCGATTGTTTCGTCCCATCCGTGTCCGTTTCGGTGCCCCCGTTGATCTGACACCGTGGTTAAAGGCCAAGGTGAGCACAGAGACGACCAAGGAAGCGACCAAACGGATCATGCAGGAAATCCGCCATCTGATTGAGGAAGGAAGCAAACAATGA
- the ypeB gene encoding germination protein YpeB codes for MYRRIAAILFPIAVIALIGTVVWGYQENQDKNAVLIKAENQYQRAFHELNFHMDQLQDELGKTLVLQTRPSMANCLTNVWRLTYAAQSDLAQLPLTLMPFNKTEDFLSKVGNFTFHIGLRDLDKQPLTDKEWGTLRALYERASQVQTDLQKVQSQVLSRNLRWMDVELAQATEGKKMDTTIIDGFRKVDNTMDAYSEVDWGPTIHNQEARKKQQYVRLPGKPATVQEVKNKLAFVLGRPTTRGIVVTENRKGDFQTYSARLKREDGHMVYADFTKKGGYLVWLMFDRPVERQRLSIGEAQQRAMRFLNRLGYPTMRAISYDSSQRTATFTFVHQERGALIYPESVTVKVALDNGEIMALQANDYVFNHPVMKQVYRPRLSAKQAEKAVNPRLNLEKSNLAVIYGEDGNPVLCYEFVGWLGDDQYRIFINADNGREEFVDKVKKADTTTL; via the coding sequence GTGTACAGACGCATAGCTGCGATATTGTTTCCCATCGCCGTGATCGCGCTGATCGGTACGGTGGTGTGGGGTTATCAAGAGAACCAGGATAAGAATGCAGTACTGATCAAAGCGGAAAACCAGTATCAGCGGGCTTTTCACGAGCTTAATTTTCACATGGATCAATTGCAGGATGAATTGGGCAAAACATTGGTTCTGCAAACGCGACCGTCCATGGCAAACTGCTTGACCAATGTCTGGCGGCTCACTTATGCCGCGCAGAGTGATCTCGCACAACTGCCGCTCACATTGATGCCATTTAACAAGACGGAAGATTTTCTGTCCAAGGTGGGCAATTTCACATTTCACATCGGATTAAGGGATCTTGATAAACAACCGTTGACGGATAAAGAGTGGGGAACACTCCGGGCATTGTACGAACGGGCCAGTCAAGTGCAGACGGATTTGCAAAAAGTGCAGTCCCAGGTGTTGTCGCGCAATTTGCGTTGGATGGACGTGGAATTGGCGCAGGCCACGGAAGGGAAGAAGATGGATACGACCATCATTGATGGGTTCCGCAAAGTGGACAATACGATGGATGCTTATTCCGAAGTGGATTGGGGACCCACCATCCACAACCAGGAAGCCAGGAAAAAACAACAATATGTACGGCTTCCCGGAAAGCCGGCAACGGTGCAGGAGGTGAAAAACAAACTGGCGTTTGTGCTGGGTCGACCGACGACGCGGGGCATTGTCGTGACGGAAAACCGCAAAGGGGACTTTCAAACGTACTCCGCCCGTTTGAAGCGGGAGGATGGTCACATGGTCTATGCGGACTTCACCAAAAAGGGCGGTTATTTGGTGTGGTTGATGTTCGACAGACCGGTGGAGCGGCAACGGTTGTCAATCGGGGAAGCACAGCAGCGTGCAATGCGGTTTTTAAACCGGCTGGGCTATCCAACGATGCGAGCCATTTCGTATGATTCCTCGCAACGGACGGCTACATTTACGTTTGTCCACCAAGAACGGGGAGCGTTGATTTACCCGGAATCCGTCACGGTGAAGGTAGCGTTGGACAATGGAGAGATCATGGCGCTGCAAGCCAATGATTACGTGTTCAATCATCCTGTGATGAAACAAGTTTACCGTCCCCGTCTGTCTGCGAAGCAGGCGGAAAAGGCGGTCAATCCCCGGCTCAATCTGGAGAAGAGCAATCTTGCGGTCATCTATGGCGAAGACGGCAATCCCGTCCTGTGCTACGAGTTTGTCGGATGGTTGGGAGACGACCAGTACCGCATTTTTATCAATGCGGACAACGGACGGGAAGAATTCGTTGATAAAGTGAAAAAGGCTGATACGACAACGCTGTGA
- the cmk gene encoding (d)CMP kinase, whose amino-acid sequence MKSFSVAIDGPAGAGKSTVARQVAERLGLTYVDTGAMYRAITWKVLREQVDPSDELAVTRLAQRTKIDIQPTDIWVDGVRVTEEIRSPEVTAHVSAVARIPGVREALVEKQRAIAQTTGVVMDGRDIGTYVLPDADVKVFLTASIEERARRRYLEMMRRGFTADLEELKEAIQRRDEADTTREHAPLRKADDAVEIDTTSHSINDVVERILELCRTKVGGGE is encoded by the coding sequence ATGAAGTCTTTTTCAGTCGCGATCGACGGCCCGGCAGGTGCCGGGAAGAGTACGGTCGCCCGACAAGTAGCGGAACGACTGGGACTCACATACGTCGATACCGGTGCCATGTATCGGGCGATCACTTGGAAAGTCCTGCGCGAGCAGGTGGATCCGTCGGATGAATTGGCCGTGACGCGTTTGGCGCAGCGGACCAAAATCGATATTCAGCCGACAGACATTTGGGTGGACGGTGTCCGTGTAACCGAAGAGATCCGCTCCCCCGAGGTGACAGCCCACGTGTCGGCAGTGGCCCGAATCCCCGGTGTCCGGGAGGCATTAGTGGAGAAACAACGGGCCATTGCACAAACGACCGGCGTCGTCATGGATGGCCGGGACATTGGCACCTACGTGTTGCCCGATGCCGATGTGAAAGTGTTTTTGACCGCTTCCATCGAGGAGCGGGCCCGTCGGCGTTATTTGGAAATGATGCGTCGCGGTTTTACCGCGGATTTGGAGGAATTGAAAGAGGCGATCCAACGACGGGACGAAGCAGACACCACTCGGGAACACGCCCCCTTGCGCAAAGCGGATGATGCAGTGGAAATCGACACCACGTCCCATTCCATCAACGATGTGGTGGAGCGAATTTTGGAACTCTGTCGAACCAAAGTGGGCGGTGGAGAGTAA